The following DNA comes from Salvelinus sp. IW2-2015 unplaced genomic scaffold, ASM291031v2 Un_scaffold4548, whole genome shotgun sequence.
TCAAACTCAACCTACAGAGGAACTCCATGAGGAAGCTGTACTTCAACAGTTTTATTCACCTCAACAATGCCGTGTCCATTAATCTGGGGAATAATGCGCTACAGGACATCCACGCCGGAGCATTTAACGGATTGGGAATTCTGAAACGGCTATTCCTCCATGAGAACAAACTAGAGGTTTTCCGGAATGACACCTTCCTGGGTCTGGAAAGCTTGGAATACCTGCAAGCGGACTATAATGTCATCAAGAGGATAGAGAGCGGAGCCTTCAGGCACCTCCACAAACTCAGAGTGCTCATCCTAAATGACAATCTGATACCAGTCCTGCCCAGCTACCTATTCAGGTCGGTGTCACTAACACACCTAGACCTGAGGGGAAACCGGTTAAAGACATTACCATATAAGGGCACGTTGGAATATGTGGGGCGGAGCCTGATGGAGATTCAGCTAGAGGAGAATCCATGGATCTGTGAGTGTGATATAGTTCAGCTAAAAACATGGTTGGAACGTGTTCCCTACACAGCGCTGGTCGGAGAGATCACCTGCGAGTACCCCTTCCACTTGCACGGGAAAGATTTACGTGAGATCAAACGCAGTGAGCTCTGTCCGTTACTCTCAGACACAGAAATCGAGGCCAAACTGGGAATCCCCCGGTCTCCGTTCAACAACGAGAACACGTGGCCAACGAAACCGTCCTCCATGCTGTCGTCGTTCCACAACACAGCATCGTCTGTGGAGTACAAAGAGAGACATGTCAAACCCACCAAACGGCCCAGGCCCACCAAAAACCCTCCCACCCCTCGTAGTCTCTACCCCGGCCTGAACCAGCCCCCTATAGCTGGCTACCAGACCCGCCCCCCCATCCCTATCGTCTGCCCCTCTGGATGTATCTGCAACCTCCATATCAACGACCTGGGGCTAACGGTCAACTGTAAAGAGAAGGGCTTTCATAATATCTCAGAGCTTCTGCCCAGGCCTCTCAATGCCAAGAAACTTTACCTGAGTGGAAATCTGATACAGAAAATCTACCGGTCTGATTTCTGGAACTTTTCCAGCTTGGATTTACTACACTTGGGGAATAACCGGATATCGTATGTCCAGGAAGGGGCATTTATCAATCTTCCCAACCTGAAGAGTTTATATCTGAATGGGAACGACATTGAAAGGCTAACTCCCGGTATGTTCCGGGGCTTACAGACGTTGAGTTATCTTTATTTTGAGTATAACGTTATTCGTGAGATCCAGCCAGCATCCTTCTCTCTCATGCCCAGCCTTCAGCTTGTTTTCCTCAACGACAACCTGCTCCGCACTCTCCCGACCGACGCATTCGCAGGCACCAGCCTGGCACGACTCAACCTCCGCAATAACTACTTCCTGTCCCTGCCCGTGCGTGGCGTTCTAGAACACCTGCATTCCATCGTCCAGGTGGACCTTCATCAGAACCCCTGGGACTGCTCCTGTGACATCATCCCCCTCAAAACCtggatggagaagctgtcctcTGTAATCATGGTTAGTGATGTCATCTGTAAGACTCCTGATTTTGCCTTTGGGAAGGATCTGAGGTCGCTGGATGCTGAAGTCATCTGTCCAGAGCTGAAGTACTCATCCGGACCTTCCCCAGCTCTCCTCCCCTCTGATGATATGATAACTGGTAGCTCTGGTCTGGGGGAGGCTGTGGGGAGGGGGCCAGTTCCTCTATCAGTCCTCATTCTCAGTCTTCTTGTTCTGTTCATCTCAGCGGTTTTCGTGGCGGCGGGTCTCTTCGCCTTCGTCCTGCGGAGACGGAAGAAGCTGCCCTTCCGGAAACGCTCTGAGGTGGATCTGACGGGAATCCAAATGCAGTGCAGGATATTTGAGGATCCGCCGAGACAGACCAGCAGTGGAAGCATAGGCTCACCTGAAAAGCCAACCagcggacacacacatacacacacacatggtcacgttggccacacacacactcacggtcACGTCTATGATTACATTCCTCACCCTGTGACGCAGATGTGCAACAACCCCATTTACAAGCCCcgggagggagaggtaggggagggTGAGGGGGGGCAGTTTGCAGAAACAAAAGAGAACAACAGTAATTACCGAACCCtcttagagaaggagagagaatggaccCTAGCCATGTCTAACTCACAGCTCAACACTATCGTCACGGTAAACCACAATACAGGGGATATATCGAGTTTTCACGAGAACAGTGGGCTGTGTCCCACCGTGATTGACAGCCAGAGACCCACGCCAACTGTCGGCTTCGTAGACTGTCTGTATGGAACGGTGCCGAAGCTAAAGGACGTGCACGTTGCACATGCACACCCGCCTGGTATGCAATACCCGGACTTACAACAGGACGCACGTCTCAAGGATACGTTGCTGTTCACAACAGGGAAAGGCTGCTACCCTGACTCCTCCCAAAGCGATTACCTCGAGTTAAGGGCCAAACTCCAAACCAAGCCGGATTACCTCGAAGTACTGGAGAAATCATATCGGTTCTAACACACGGAGTTTAGCATAAactacatataaacacacactctcccttTTCCATACCCCAAACGGAACAAAATCACgtaagaaaaactaaacaaaaaagcaGCATGATATTAAAATGAAATATTATATTACAAAAAGTTTTCCCCCAAAATCGCTTTGGAGGAAAGGCCATTCTCAGATATTCAATGAAGTGCCTTTTTTCAGAGTAGCCAGCAATGTTATCAACCCTTATTTTTATATGGAACAGATTGGTCTATATgctgaggagagtgagagagcaaggaagaggagagagacaccggGAAAAACACAACATCCGACAATATATCCCATCTAACGGAACCCTTCACGAGCTCTCACATGGTGGAGTGGAGTAACCCTGTGCGCGAGCTGGATGTCTCCACCGGGCTCGTGTTTCTGTCTCGCTATCTTTCAGGTGGATATATAAACGCCCGGTGCCGTGCACATGAAGTTTgtaggaaataaataaaacatgaagaAAATAAATTGCAGTTTGCTGCATGCACTCGATCCATTGCAGTGGTGAGGGATTTGCTCAGAACTATCACTCACGTATTAATAGAGATACTGTAACACATTAcggttcagtgttctgtttcattttatatattattatcattattattattaaagaggACTACTATATATCTGGGTGCAATTCTCAAGGACGTGCTCGCCCAAGGATGAAAATAACATTTGTGAATATATTATATGATGACGCTCAAGGTTTTCTGGAAATCCACGCACTTTGTTAAGAACCATGCATCGGATTATCTATCTCATCGACACTAACGGCTTTGTAGGGGGCACTTTTAATGTTTTCTCTCTCACAAAGATTTGAAGAAAATATGTGCATATATTTATTCTGTAATTTCAGTGAACATTTTATTGTAAAG
Coding sequences within:
- the LOC112077420 gene encoding SLIT and NTRK-like protein 3; protein product: MLWVTLLSTIALGWTTPIPLLEDSEEIDEPCFEPCYCEVKEGVFHVHCDSKGFTNVSQISQIWTRPFKLNLQRNSMRKLYFNSFIHLNNAVSINLGNNALQDIHAGAFNGLGILKRLFLHENKLEVFRNDTFLGLESLEYLQADYNVIKRIESGAFRHLHKLRVLILNDNLIPVLPSYLFRSVSLTHLDLRGNRLKTLPYKGTLEYVGRSLMEIQLEENPWICECDIVQLKTWLERVPYTALVGEITCEYPFHLHGKDLREIKRSELCPLLSDTEIEAKLGIPRSPFNNENTWPTKPSSMLSSFHNTASSVEYKERHVKPTKRPRPTKNPPTPRSLYPGLNQPPIAGYQTRPPIPIVCPSGCICNLHINDLGLTVNCKEKGFHNISELLPRPLNAKKLYLSGNLIQKIYRSDFWNFSSLDLLHLGNNRISYVQEGAFINLPNLKSLYLNGNDIERLTPGMFRGLQTLSYLYFEYNVIREIQPASFSLMPSLQLVFLNDNLLRTLPTDAFAGTSLARLNLRNNYFLSLPVRGVLEHLHSIVQVDLHQNPWDCSCDIIPLKTWMEKLSSVIMVSDVICKTPDFAFGKDLRSLDAEVICPELKYSSGPSPALLPSDDMITGSSGLGEAVGRGPVPLSVLILSLLVLFISAVFVAAGLFAFVLRRRKKLPFRKRSEVDLTGIQMQCRIFEDPPRQTSSGSIGSPEKPTSGHTHTHTHGHVGHTHTHGHVYDYIPHPVTQMCNNPIYKPREGEVGEGEGGQFAETKENNSNYRTLLEKEREWTLAMSNSQLNTIVTVNHNTGDISSFHENSGLCPTVIDSQRPTPTVGFVDCLYGTVPKLKDVHVAHAHPPGMQYPDLQQDARLKDTLLFTTGKGCYPDSSQSDYLELRAKLQTKPDYLEVLEKSYRF